In Deinobacterium chartae, a single genomic region encodes these proteins:
- a CDS encoding response regulator, which translates to MHRQFDVLLVEDSPADIFLVEAAFEAAGTSIALHIARDGEEALDFVRNEGAFSAAPRPRLILLDLNLPRINGFQVLEALKSSADTRTIPVVVLTTSRAPEDIQQAYALLASSYVTKPSGLEELVEFARLLEQYWFRTAELPAR; encoded by the coding sequence ATGCACCGACAGTTTGACGTGTTATTGGTCGAGGACAGTCCGGCAGATATCTTTTTGGTAGAAGCGGCCTTCGAGGCGGCGGGAACTTCGATCGCGCTGCATATCGCCCGCGACGGAGAAGAAGCCCTGGACTTCGTTCGCAACGAGGGAGCGTTCAGCGCCGCGCCGCGCCCGAGACTGATCCTGCTGGACCTGAACCTGCCGCGAATCAACGGTTTTCAGGTGCTCGAGGCGCTCAAGAGCAGCGCCGATACGCGGACCATTCCGGTGGTGGTTCTCACGACGTCCAGAGCCCCCGAGGACATTCAGCAGGCTTACGCCCTGCTGGCCAGTTCGTACGTCACCAAGCCGTCTGGCCTCGAGGAACTGGTGGAGTTCGCGCGCCTGCTCGAGCAGTACTGGTTCCGGACCGCCGAACTGCCCGCCCGGTAG
- a CDS encoding DNA-processing protein DprA encodes MKAASPTPAMDHPATFPLLTASKLHGVGARTLSRIAREIRQWGAGTDPERVVRSDPRVAQALSETGALEAATRLARADLQAARAQGASILCELDDAYPALLRPVPDRPALLYVLGALRGQDPRNVAVVGTQEPTRDGQRTAARIAGRYALEGWSVVSGLALGIDAAAHTAALEAGGHTVAVLAHGLDTLSPPRHRELAQRIVAAGGALLSEYPYGTAPLRPQFVQRDRLQAGLSLGVILIQSSEDGGSLHAARAALRYGRLLAYPQPSAADAAQGGRAVQATLRLLGGVDLESYLKCDARALQRVFRIRGREDYPELDRRLLALTPR; translated from the coding sequence ATGAAAGCCGCTTCGCCCACGCCTGCCATGGACCATCCTGCGACCTTTCCCCTGCTCACCGCCAGCAAACTGCATGGAGTGGGTGCCCGTACCCTCTCGCGCATCGCGCGCGAGATCCGCCAGTGGGGCGCGGGCACCGACCCCGAACGGGTGGTGCGCAGCGACCCGCGCGTGGCCCAGGCGCTGAGCGAAACGGGCGCACTCGAGGCGGCGACCCGGCTGGCGCGCGCGGACCTGCAGGCGGCCCGGGCGCAGGGAGCGAGCATCCTGTGCGAACTGGACGACGCTTACCCGGCGCTGCTGCGCCCGGTCCCGGACCGCCCGGCCCTGCTGTACGTCCTGGGCGCGTTGCGCGGCCAGGACCCGCGCAACGTGGCGGTGGTGGGAACCCAGGAACCCACCCGGGACGGGCAGCGCACGGCCGCGCGCATCGCCGGACGTTACGCCCTGGAGGGCTGGAGCGTGGTGAGCGGCCTGGCCCTCGGCATCGACGCGGCCGCGCACACGGCGGCGCTCGAGGCGGGCGGGCACACGGTCGCGGTGCTGGCGCACGGGCTGGACACCCTCTCCCCGCCGCGCCACCGCGAACTGGCCCAGCGCATCGTGGCGGCAGGTGGCGCGCTGCTCAGCGAGTACCCCTACGGCACCGCACCGCTGCGGCCGCAGTTCGTGCAGCGCGACCGCCTCCAAGCCGGGCTGTCGCTGGGAGTCATCCTGATCCAGAGCAGCGAGGACGGCGGCAGCCTGCACGCGGCGCGGGCGGCGTTGCGCTACGGGCGTCTCCTGGCCTATCCGCAACCGAGCGCGGCGGACGCCGCACAGGGTGGGCGGGCCGTACAGGCCACGCTGCGACTGCTCGGAGGCGTGGACCTCGAGAGCTACCTCAAGTGCGACGCGCGCGCCCTGCAGCGCGTGTTTCGGATTCGTGGCCGCGAGGACTACCCGGAGCTCGACCGCCGCCTGCTCGCGCTCACGCCAAGGTAA
- a CDS encoding Gfo/Idh/MocA family protein produces MAVGVIGAGGVSRFHLSGYAAAGAQVVAIADANPLALERAQAEWRIPRGYTDFAALCADPEIGAVSVCLPNALHHPATLAAARAGKHVLCEKPISLSLQQAEEMIRVCREAGVILQIGHHLRSNAYAEQARELIASGALGRITFVRLRQAHDWGGGEPRESFRTVASVGGGTLLDNGSHMMDLARYFGGPVREVFARTATLGYDVEVEDTSVVSLEFESGALGSVENAWTATGWEEAFWVYGTRGALEYTNRLGTPVMRHVFRSSPGTDWNHQDVATYHFAGLEPHARNVVEFLEAVRGERPVICTGEDGLEAVRLILASYHSARERRPVRLADFR; encoded by the coding sequence ATGGCCGTCGGCGTGATCGGGGCCGGAGGGGTGTCGCGCTTTCACCTGAGCGGCTACGCGGCGGCCGGAGCGCAGGTGGTCGCGATCGCCGACGCCAACCCGCTGGCCCTCGAGCGCGCGCAGGCCGAGTGGCGCATCCCGCGCGGCTACACCGACTTCGCTGCCCTGTGCGCGGACCCCGAGATCGGGGCGGTCTCGGTGTGCTTGCCCAACGCGCTGCACCACCCGGCCACGCTGGCGGCGGCGCGCGCAGGCAAGCACGTGCTGTGCGAGAAACCGATCTCGCTGTCGCTTCAACAGGCCGAGGAGATGATCCGGGTCTGCCGCGAGGCAGGCGTGATCTTGCAGATCGGGCACCACCTGCGCTCGAACGCCTACGCCGAGCAGGCGCGCGAGCTGATCGCGTCCGGGGCGCTCGGGCGCATCACCTTCGTGCGTCTGCGGCAGGCGCACGACTGGGGCGGAGGAGAGCCGCGCGAGTCGTTCCGGACCGTGGCCAGCGTGGGCGGCGGTACCCTGCTCGACAACGGCAGCCACATGATGGACCTTGCCCGCTACTTCGGCGGTCCGGTGCGCGAGGTCTTCGCACGCACCGCCACCTTGGGCTACGACGTGGAGGTCGAGGACACCAGCGTGGTGAGCCTCGAGTTCGAGTCCGGCGCGCTGGGAAGCGTGGAAAACGCCTGGACCGCCACCGGCTGGGAGGAGGCGTTTTGGGTGTACGGCACGCGTGGGGCCCTCGAGTACACCAATCGTTTGGGCACGCCGGTCATGCGGCACGTGTTCCGCTCGTCGCCGGGGACCGACTGGAACCACCAGGACGTCGCCACCTACCACTTCGCGGGCCTCGAGCCGCACGCGCGCAACGTGGTGGAGTTCCTCGAGGCGGTGCGCGGTGAGCGTCCGGTGATCTGTACCGGCGAGGACGGCCTCGAGGCGGTACGGCTGATCCTGGCGAGCTACCACAGTGCCCGCGAGCGCCGACCGGTGCGGTTGGCCGACTTTCGTTAA
- the pgm gene encoding phosphoglucomutase (alpha-D-glucose-1,6-bisphosphate-dependent) encodes MTVSEYAGQTAPRSLLTNIPRLMAAYYALSPDPADPQQQVAFGTSGHRGNSLSASFNDAHIAAVAQAVAEYRAREGTHGPLFLGMDTHALSEAAWITALEVLAANGVQVRYQQERGYTPTPLVSHAILSFNRGRSSGLADGIVITPSHNPPQDGGFKYNPPSGGPADTSTTRWVQDRANELLRGGNHAVRRLPLQQALGQPHVQAFDFVAPYVADLVNVVDLERIRAAGVRIGVDPMGGASLAVWQAIRDAYGLDLEVVNDAVDPAFAFMPVDRDGKIRMDCSSPWAMANLLGLRERFDVAIGNDPDADRHGIVTADGLMNPNHFLAVCIRYLFTHRPDWDERVGVGKTLVSSAVIDRVAAGLGRRLVEVPVGFKYFVPGLLSGELGFGGEESAGASFLRRDRGAWSTDKDGIILGLLAAEITAVTGKTPSAHYREIEAAYGASAYSRMDAPANAAQKKALASLSPEMVRASELAGEPITAKLTRAPGNDEPIGGLKVTTANAWFAARPSGTEDVYKIYAESFLGPDHLERVFLEAQQVVDAAFKAAGL; translated from the coding sequence ATGACCGTTTCCGAATACGCCGGCCAGACCGCGCCGCGCTCGCTCCTGACCAACATTCCCCGGCTGATGGCCGCCTACTACGCCCTCTCCCCTGACCCGGCCGACCCGCAGCAACAGGTGGCTTTCGGAACCAGCGGCCACCGGGGGAACAGTCTGAGTGCTTCGTTCAACGACGCGCACATCGCCGCGGTAGCACAGGCGGTCGCCGAGTACCGCGCGCGCGAGGGCACCCACGGCCCGCTGTTTCTGGGCATGGACACCCACGCCCTGAGCGAGGCCGCCTGGATCACCGCCCTCGAGGTGCTGGCCGCAAACGGCGTGCAGGTGCGCTACCAGCAGGAGCGGGGATACACGCCCACGCCCCTTGTGTCGCACGCCATCTTAAGCTTCAACCGTGGGCGCAGCAGCGGCCTGGCAGACGGCATCGTGATTACGCCCAGCCACAATCCCCCGCAGGACGGCGGCTTCAAGTACAACCCGCCCAGCGGCGGCCCGGCCGACACCAGCACCACCCGCTGGGTGCAAGACCGCGCCAACGAACTGCTGCGTGGCGGCAACCACGCGGTCCGGCGCCTGCCGCTACAGCAGGCCCTCGGGCAACCGCACGTGCAGGCCTTTGACTTCGTGGCTCCCTATGTCGCGGACCTCGTAAACGTGGTGGACCTGGAGCGCATTCGCGCGGCCGGCGTGCGCATCGGGGTAGACCCGATGGGCGGGGCGAGCCTGGCGGTATGGCAGGCGATCCGTGACGCGTACGGCCTGGACCTCGAGGTGGTCAACGACGCGGTGGACCCGGCCTTCGCCTTCATGCCGGTGGACCGCGACGGCAAGATCCGCATGGACTGCAGCAGCCCCTGGGCGATGGCCAATCTTTTGGGCCTGCGCGAACGTTTTGACGTCGCTATCGGCAACGATCCGGACGCGGACCGTCACGGCATCGTGACCGCAGACGGTCTGATGAACCCCAATCACTTCCTGGCGGTGTGCATCCGCTACCTGTTCACCCACCGCCCGGACTGGGACGAGCGCGTCGGCGTGGGCAAGACTCTGGTAAGCAGCGCGGTGATCGACCGGGTGGCAGCCGGGCTGGGCCGCCGCCTGGTCGAGGTGCCGGTTGGCTTCAAGTACTTCGTGCCGGGGCTCCTGAGCGGCGAGCTCGGCTTCGGCGGCGAGGAGAGTGCGGGCGCTTCGTTCCTGCGCCGTGACCGGGGGGCTTGGAGCACCGACAAGGACGGGATCATCTTGGGCCTGCTGGCCGCCGAGATCACCGCCGTGACCGGCAAGACGCCCAGCGCGCACTACCGCGAGATCGAGGCCGCGTACGGCGCGAGTGCCTACAGCCGCATGGACGCCCCGGCGAACGCCGCACAGAAAAAAGCGCTCGCCAGCCTGTCTCCCGAGATGGTGAGGGCCTCCGAACTGGCGGGCGAGCCGATCACCGCCAAGCTGACCCGCGCACCGGGCAACGACGAGCCGATCGGCGGACTCAAGGTCACCACCGCCAACGCATGGTTCGCCGCGCGTCCCAGCGGCACCGAGGACGTCTACAAGATCTACGCCGAGAGCTTCTTGGGCCCTGATCACCTCGAGCGGGTATTCCTCGAGGCGCAACAGGTGGTGGACGCCGCTTTCAAGGCCGCCGGGCTCTGA
- a CDS encoding ATP-binding protein, which produces MSSPHPPLTSPSLEAILEGLSDPFFTLDEQWRLTFVNAAAEQFVALPREQLISRSVWEVLPSAMAAKLHAEVALVLAERRAVEHEVYDPVRQLWLEVRAHPIEGGVALQWRDVTERRRAEERSLCLQALSAGLTEAVGEEQVIRVFLEQGIAALGAKAGSVLLLQGDGNELLLADQVGCEEALVRAWQQLPLEQALPMSDAVRRREAIFLRGPQDPRYPQLPPLPEGHAMAVLPLLAHSRVLGAWVLSFREDRTHSLAERDFMNLLAEQLAHGLERTRLYAALQTELSERKQTEQALQQLNATLEARVEERTRELSRTGEELGASNRALEAFAVLSHELAVETDRPTLVRRAQEILLSLLPDGASTYYELEGDEWQLRSMVGDLRNPLLAESLQRGLRRGSSPNLDTPYDTRAPFYQSSYHSRPTDVQTQPLEHLGASATFPVKVNGEICGVLVVVLYDRYGWTRSDRILLETALRKLRLALERAAAVAVVAEQKKLLERRTFELQELNSELEAFSYSVSHDLRAPLRHIIGFIGLLRKQGVADERSARYLEIIASSAERMSQLIDDLLTFSRLSRQPLQRALVDLGTLVNEVRADLAPDTEGREVVWEVGKLPQVPGDPALLRQVLANLLSNALKYSRGRDVTRIEVKAERTPQEVVVSVRDNGAGFNPKYQDRLFGVFQRLHRSEEFEGTGIGLANVRRIISRHGGRVWAEGELDKGATFYFSLPR; this is translated from the coding sequence ATGTCCTCACCACACCCCCCCCTGACCTCCCCGAGCCTTGAGGCGATCCTCGAGGGACTGTCCGATCCGTTCTTCACCCTGGACGAGCAGTGGCGTCTGACATTCGTGAATGCCGCCGCCGAGCAGTTCGTGGCGCTGCCGCGTGAACAGCTGATCAGCCGGTCGGTGTGGGAAGTGCTGCCCTCGGCCATGGCAGCAAAACTGCACGCCGAGGTCGCGTTGGTCCTCGCTGAGCGCCGTGCGGTGGAGCACGAGGTGTACGATCCGGTCCGGCAGCTCTGGCTGGAGGTGCGCGCTCACCCGATCGAGGGGGGTGTGGCGCTGCAGTGGCGCGATGTCACCGAGCGCCGCCGCGCGGAGGAGCGTAGCCTGTGCCTGCAGGCCCTGAGTGCCGGGCTGACCGAGGCGGTCGGGGAAGAGCAGGTCATCCGGGTATTTCTGGAGCAAGGAATTGCCGCGCTCGGAGCCAAGGCTGGCAGCGTGCTGCTGCTGCAGGGCGACGGGAACGAACTGCTTCTGGCCGATCAGGTGGGTTGCGAGGAAGCGCTGGTGCGCGCATGGCAACAGCTCCCGCTCGAACAGGCGCTGCCGATGAGCGACGCGGTGCGGCGGCGCGAGGCGATTTTTCTTAGAGGTCCGCAGGACCCGCGCTATCCGCAGCTTCCCCCGCTGCCAGAGGGTCACGCCATGGCTGTCTTACCGTTGCTGGCGCACAGCCGCGTGTTGGGGGCCTGGGTGCTCAGCTTCCGCGAGGACCGCACCCATTCGCTGGCCGAACGCGACTTCATGAACCTGCTGGCCGAACAGTTGGCCCACGGCCTCGAGCGAACCCGGCTGTACGCGGCGCTGCAGACCGAGCTGAGCGAGCGCAAGCAGACCGAGCAGGCCCTGCAGCAGCTCAACGCCACCCTCGAGGCGCGGGTGGAGGAGCGTACCCGTGAGCTCTCGCGCACCGGCGAGGAACTCGGAGCGAGCAACCGTGCCCTCGAGGCTTTTGCGGTGCTGTCACACGAGCTGGCCGTCGAAACCGACCGACCGACCCTGGTTCGGCGCGCACAGGAGATCTTGCTCTCGCTGCTCCCGGACGGAGCCAGCACCTATTACGAGCTCGAGGGCGACGAGTGGCAGCTGCGTTCGATGGTCGGTGACCTGCGTAACCCGCTGCTGGCCGAGAGCCTGCAACGCGGGTTGCGGCGCGGGAGCAGCCCCAATCTGGACACGCCCTACGATACCCGCGCGCCTTTTTACCAGAGCAGCTACCACTCGCGGCCGACGGACGTGCAAACCCAGCCGCTCGAACACCTCGGGGCCTCGGCGACCTTCCCGGTGAAGGTCAACGGCGAGATCTGCGGTGTGCTGGTCGTGGTGCTGTACGACCGCTACGGCTGGACCCGCAGCGACCGCATCCTGCTCGAGACCGCGCTGCGCAAGCTGCGCCTGGCCCTCGAGCGTGCCGCGGCGGTGGCGGTGGTGGCCGAGCAGAAGAAACTGCTCGAGCGGCGCACCTTCGAGCTTCAGGAACTCAACAGCGAGCTCGAGGCGTTCTCGTACTCGGTCAGCCACGACCTGCGGGCCCCGCTGCGGCACATCATCGGCTTTATCGGGCTGCTGCGCAAGCAGGGCGTGGCCGACGAACGCAGCGCGCGCTACTTGGAGATCATCGCCTCGTCGGCCGAGCGCATGAGCCAGCTGATCGATGACCTGCTGACCTTCTCACGCCTCAGCCGTCAGCCGTTGCAACGCGCGCTGGTGGATCTGGGAACGCTGGTCAACGAGGTGCGCGCCGATCTCGCTCCGGACACCGAGGGGCGCGAGGTGGTATGGGAGGTCGGTAAGTTGCCGCAGGTGCCGGGCGACCCGGCGCTGCTGCGACAGGTGTTGGCGAACTTGCTGTCTAACGCCTTGAAGTACAGCCGTGGACGCGACGTGACCCGCATCGAGGTCAAAGCCGAACGCACCCCGCAGGAGGTGGTGGTGTCGGTGCGCGACAACGGCGCCGGTTTCAACCCCAAATACCAAGACCGGCTGTTCGGGGTGTTCCAGCGCCTGCACCGCAGCGAGGAATTCGAGGGCACCGGAATCGGCCTGGCCAACGTGCGCCGCATCATCTCGCGTCACGGGGGCCGGGTGTGGGCCGAGGGCGAGCTCGACAAGGGCGCGACCTTCTACTTCTCGCTGCCGCGCTGA
- a CDS encoding Crp/Fnr family transcriptional regulator — translation MNDILQDLAASPLFENVRPEALEAARQVAIVRNFSAGDVMLGQEADGETLYLLASGAVTVERSSITGQERVLNYLYAPALIGEIAVVLDGQRSATVRCVTDVRALMFYRDPLRSVIDRHPQVLWNLARVLGQRVRDLNDELLIVTFSSTEACVAYALYSLYRQRQHARLENAAVLEMSHQELANRSGNSRESVSRALRKFEAAGLIRSRARRLEIMNVEGLEAVMYGLDDD, via the coding sequence ATGAACGACATCCTGCAAGATCTGGCTGCATCACCGCTGTTTGAAAACGTCCGCCCCGAAGCCCTCGAGGCTGCCCGTCAGGTGGCCATCGTGCGCAACTTCTCCGCCGGGGACGTCATGCTGGGCCAGGAGGCCGACGGGGAGACGCTGTACCTGCTCGCCTCAGGTGCCGTAACGGTGGAGCGCTCCTCAATCACCGGCCAGGAACGCGTGCTGAACTATCTGTACGCCCCGGCGTTGATCGGGGAGATCGCGGTGGTGCTCGACGGTCAGCGCAGCGCCACGGTCCGCTGCGTCACCGATGTGCGGGCGCTGATGTTCTACCGCGATCCGCTGCGCAGCGTGATCGACCGTCACCCGCAGGTGCTGTGGAACCTCGCCCGGGTGCTGGGCCAGCGAGTACGCGACCTCAACGACGAGCTGCTGATCGTGACCTTCTCCTCCACCGAGGCCTGTGTGGCTTACGCGCTGTACTCGCTGTACCGCCAGCGCCAGCACGCCCGCCTCGAGAACGCCGCAGTGCTGGAAATGAGCCACCAGGAGCTGGCCAACCGCTCGGGCAACTCGCGTGAGAGCGTATCGCGCGCGCTGCGCAAGTTCGAGGCCGCCGGGCTGATCCGCTCGCGGGCACGCCGCCTGGAGATCATGAACGTCGAGGGCCTCGAGGCCGTCATGTACGGCCTCGACGACGACTGA
- a CDS encoding ABC transporter ATP-binding protein, with product MTRVKDALRVEHLSHAFGTTAVLHDVSFSLAQGEVLALLGPSGSGKSTLLHLVGGLDTPSRGRVLWGDTDLSSLSAEERARRRNLELGLIFQHHYLLEDLSALENAALPALIAHRPDQDRAERLLRSVGLGARLGNFPAQLSGGERQRVALARALMLRPRLLLADEPTGSLDQANSRAVMDLLLGLALEEGAGVLLVTHDEALALRAHRVLRLVDGRLLVD from the coding sequence ATGACCCGCGTGAAGGACGCCCTACGAGTCGAACATCTCTCGCATGCTTTCGGAACGACGGCGGTGCTTCACGACGTCAGTTTCTCGCTCGCCCAGGGCGAGGTGCTGGCGCTGCTGGGCCCTTCGGGCAGCGGCAAGAGCACGCTGCTGCATCTGGTTGGCGGGCTCGACACGCCCAGCCGTGGCCGGGTGCTGTGGGGCGATACGGACCTCAGCAGCCTGAGCGCCGAGGAGCGTGCCCGCCGTCGCAACCTCGAGCTGGGACTGATCTTTCAGCACCACTACCTGCTCGAGGACCTCTCGGCCCTGGAAAACGCCGCATTGCCCGCCCTGATCGCGCACCGTCCGGACCAGGACCGTGCCGAGCGGCTGTTGCGCTCGGTGGGCCTGGGCGCGCGCCTGGGCAACTTCCCGGCGCAGCTGTCCGGCGGCGAGCGTCAGCGCGTGGCTCTGGCGCGCGCGCTGATGCTGCGCCCGCGCCTGCTGCTGGCCGACGAACCGACCGGAAGCCTCGACCAGGCGAACTCGCGCGCAGTGATGGACCTGCTGTTGGGTCTGGCCCTCGAGGAAGGGGCGGGCGTGCTGCTGGTGACGCACGATGAGGCCTTGGCGCTGCGGGCTCACCGGGTGCTGCGGCTGGTAGACGGCCGCCTGCTGGTGGACTGA
- a CDS encoding collagen-like triple helix repeat-containing protein translates to MMRKSLFITSAMTLALVSAAYAQTTAPATPAPTAPATTAAPAQAPVSFSDVPAGHWAKDAVEYIAQQGLIQGFPDGTFRGNENLTRYQAALIFYRLLQTGALSQMDPAGLETVSRGLQEVSTELAAIASRVDALEQGSRAQADRVAALEQQIQALTADLNTVRQTAGQPGPQGPAGPQGPQGEPGPAGPQGPAGAPADTAALEARIAALEQTVQRLSAQPQQPVVVTPPAQGDTTVILPDQPVDEFPAPVVERNAFVGITAGYPFTESPSDAGASTFQRFNFGVVAGTSNLFGGLGGRAGVSFRPSTSALSADLKVTYGLGTGSFAPYIGLGGGLDYATSRNDAGARAFDFYADGILGVDFKFTDSVGLFAEANPRYYFSANTTNAVQGFNIGARTGLKFFF, encoded by the coding sequence ATGATGCGCAAGAGCTTGTTCATCACTTCGGCTATGACCCTCGCGCTGGTGAGCGCTGCCTACGCGCAGACCACCGCCCCGGCCACCCCTGCGCCCACCGCGCCCGCCACCACCGCCGCGCCTGCTCAGGCTCCCGTCTCCTTCAGTGACGTTCCCGCTGGCCACTGGGCCAAGGACGCCGTGGAATACATCGCCCAGCAGGGCCTGATCCAGGGCTTCCCCGACGGCACCTTCCGCGGTAACGAGAACCTGACCCGCTACCAGGCCGCCCTGATCTTCTACCGCCTGCTGCAGACCGGCGCGCTGAGCCAGATGGACCCCGCTGGCCTCGAGACCGTCAGCCGCGGCCTGCAGGAAGTCTCGACCGAGCTGGCCGCCATCGCCAGCCGCGTCGACGCGCTCGAGCAGGGCAGCCGTGCCCAGGCCGACCGCGTGGCTGCCCTCGAGCAGCAGATCCAGGCCCTCACCGCCGACCTCAACACCGTGCGTCAGACCGCCGGTCAGCCTGGCCCGCAGGGCCCGGCCGGCCCGCAGGGTCCTCAGGGTGAGCCCGGTCCCGCCGGCCCGCAGGGCCCGGCCGGCGCCCCCGCCGACACCGCTGCCCTCGAGGCGCGCATCGCCGCGCTCGAGCAGACCGTGCAGCGCCTCTCGGCCCAGCCCCAGCAGCCGGTCGTGGTGACCCCGCCCGCCCAGGGCGACACCACCGTGATCCTGCCCGACCAGCCGGTCGACGAGTTCCCCGCCCCGGTCGTCGAGCGCAACGCCTTCGTGGGCATCACCGCCGGTTACCCCTTCACCGAGTCCCCCTCGGATGCCGGTGCCAGCACCTTCCAGCGCTTCAACTTCGGCGTCGTGGCCGGTACCAGCAACCTGTTCGGCGGCCTGGGTGGCCGTGCGGGCGTGAGCTTCCGTCCCAGCACCAGCGCGCTCAGCGCCGACCTGAAGGTCACCTACGGCCTGGGTACCGGCAGCTTTGCCCCCTACATCGGCCTCGGTGGCGGTCTGGACTACGCCACCAGCCGCAACGATGCGGGCGCCCGCGCCTTCGACTTCTACGCCGACGGCATCCTGGGCGTGGACTTCAAGTTCACCGACTCGGTGGGCCTGTTCGCCGAAGCCAACCCGCGCTACTACTTCAGCGCCAACACCACCAACGCCGTTCAGGGCTTCAACATCGGTGCCCGCACCGGCCTGAAGTTCTTCTTCTAA
- a CDS encoding purine-nucleoside phosphorylase codes for MSQIHLRTEAEKVAPYVLLPGDPGRARWIAETYLEAPELYNDHRGLLGFTGTYKGVRVSVQTTGMGCPTTAIVAEELIRLGARYLLRVGTCGAATPRLNPADLVIAQAAVPNDGTTRQYLGGAPYAPIASFELVEAGVASARAAGIPHHVGLIMTEDAFYASTPEHARLWASRGVLGFEMEASALFLVAAMRGVHAGCMVTVSNDIGDPQLVAPEVLQEGVRRMTEASLETFYRLENR; via the coding sequence ATGAGTCAGATCCACCTCAGAACCGAAGCCGAAAAAGTCGCGCCCTACGTACTGCTGCCCGGTGACCCCGGACGTGCGCGCTGGATTGCAGAAACCTACCTCGAGGCTCCGGAGCTGTACAACGACCACCGTGGACTGCTCGGGTTCACCGGGACGTACAAGGGCGTGCGCGTTTCGGTGCAGACCACCGGGATGGGTTGCCCCACCACCGCGATCGTGGCCGAGGAACTCATTCGCCTGGGCGCCCGCTATCTGCTGCGCGTCGGAACCTGCGGTGCCGCCACGCCCCGCCTGAACCCCGCCGATCTGGTGATCGCGCAGGCCGCGGTTCCCAACGACGGCACCACCCGCCAGTACCTCGGGGGCGCGCCGTACGCGCCTATCGCCTCGTTCGAGCTGGTCGAGGCCGGGGTGGCTTCGGCGCGCGCGGCCGGTATTCCGCACCATGTCGGCCTGATCATGACCGAGGACGCCTTTTACGCCTCGACCCCCGAGCACGCCCGGCTGTGGGCCTCGAGGGGGGTGCTGGGCTTCGAGATGGAGGCGAGTGCCCTGTTCCTGGTGGCCGCCATGCGCGGCGTTCATGCGGGCTGCATGGTGACGGTGTCCAATGATATCGGGGACCCGCAGCTGGTTGCCCCCGAGGTGCTGCAAGAGGGCGTGCGGCGCATGACCGAGGCCTCGCTGGAAACCTTTTACCGACTGGAGAACCGCTGA
- a CDS encoding enoyl-CoA hydratase/isomerase family protein: MQENLFDVEFENILLDQHGRLGVLTLNRPGALNALNTETFREIAEALDLVMENATIEALIVTGQGDKAFAAGADISELAQLDSAFAARDLSLAGQDVFQTLSTLPIPTVAVINGYALGGGLELALAADVRVAHPRAKLGLPEVTLGLIPGYGGTQRLPRLIGVGRALDLMLSGRQVDAQEALGMGLVNYVEEAPLEFAREYLSRLLDRGGPMAFGLIKEAVRRGMDTSLSDALEIEADMFGMVLATQDAKEGTRAFLEKRKANFKGE, from the coding sequence ATGCAAGAGAACCTGTTTGACGTCGAGTTCGAAAATATCCTGCTCGATCAGCACGGCCGCCTGGGTGTCTTGACCCTCAACCGCCCCGGAGCGCTCAATGCCCTGAACACCGAGACCTTCCGCGAGATTGCCGAAGCTCTGGATCTGGTCATGGAAAACGCCACCATCGAGGCGCTGATCGTGACCGGTCAGGGCGACAAGGCTTTCGCCGCCGGTGCCGACATCTCCGAGCTGGCCCAGCTCGACTCGGCCTTCGCCGCCCGCGACCTGTCGCTGGCCGGACAGGACGTTTTCCAGACGCTCTCGACCCTGCCGATTCCCACGGTCGCGGTGATCAACGGCTACGCCTTGGGCGGCGGCCTCGAGCTGGCCCTGGCCGCCGACGTGCGCGTGGCGCACCCGCGTGCCAAGCTGGGCCTTCCCGAGGTGACCCTGGGCTTGATTCCCGGCTACGGCGGCACCCAGCGCCTGCCGCGCCTGATCGGGGTGGGCCGCGCCCTGGACCTGATGCTCTCGGGCCGTCAGGTGGACGCTCAGGAAGCGCTGGGCATGGGGCTGGTCAACTACGTCGAGGAAGCTCCGCTCGAGTTCGCCCGCGAATACCTCAGCCGTCTGCTCGACCGCGGCGGCCCGATGGCCTTCGGGCTGATCAAGGAGGCGGTGCGGCGCGGCATGGACACCTCGCTCAGCGACGCGCTCGAGATCGAAGCCGACATGTTCGGGATGGTGCTGGCCACCCAGGACGCCAAGGAAGGTACGCGCGCCTTCCTCGAGAAGCGCAAGGCAAACTTCAAGGGCGAGTGA